Below is a genomic region from Nilaparvata lugens isolate BPH chromosome 3, ASM1435652v1, whole genome shotgun sequence.
CATTGCAGGTTGGGCCAGCTTACTGGGCCAAAATTTAGATGCGGCATATTGCCTTGTAGCCTACACATGTTGGCCACCTGGTGAGCttatgttatgttatgtttGAACGGActctcgcaatccagtgtgatatgctagGCAGTCTCTTAagactgattggtcctcgtgacctacgtgattTCCACTCCTGGTCTTTTGTATAGGTCCTTCCACTGAGGGAGAGGTCGCTAAATCACCTCTAGGGTGATTTCCACCCCAAATcaccaccctcgactcagcttCTTCACCCACATTTGAGCCTATAGTTTCACCCATCTTTGGTGTCTTGGGATTTTTCTTTTcgccacccccccccccaaactTTGCAgtgtcaaaagcctcacctctcccaagaagatTTGCCTGAATGACAGTTTTCTTTGAGCAGTGATGAgatttggtctctccacccgcaaagtcgtgacctacgtgagttccacctggccttttttttcttttttttaagtAGGTCCTTCCACTGAGGGAGGGGTCGCCACATTGCCTCTGGGGCGCCTGGCGACTGGCCACCCTCATCTCAgtctcttgacccacatttatGCCTAGAGTTTCACTCATCTTCTGGTAAGCTTGGCCGCGTTGTTCTTCCACACTGCATtatgactatagtgaggcccacgttataatggcagtgtttgattagcaatggtattgctatccttgtctatcattcaacaaagcggattgcgctatctctttctcgctttgctcttttgccagatcatcttttaacaatgtgaaattaataattaattaacaaaatatttcaactttatcataaaaattcatcattaaattattgaaaaatataatttattgctcaataaaatataattgattattttaaactaaaactaatattaactagaattaacagttaatattacaaaaataaaactgtatcagctactgtcaatagaaggcatcgacaagacagaggttcggcaacgttgttctcttatctttctccactgccattataacgcaaACCCAACTATAGAAACTCATCAAGGCCAGCATCAGCAGCAACCGACATAACCGAAATAAAAACTACCTAACTAAAAgggaatacaataataaaagttGAGCAATAAAGATAAGGCCTATAGCACTtcaattacacagaaaaacagcAGAGCAGAAGACAAAACAGGAAACGGCAAGCATTGGTTAACAAGAGTGTGGATAGGTGGTTTGCCAGTGCTAGCCTTCACTCGACAAAAATCGGAGAGATGGCCAACGAATGAAAGCGCTGGCAAACCAGTCATCTACACTCTGGCGCTTTTTGTCATTTGTACGGATTAAGCCAGAGTGTGAATGATTCATTTTACCATTCTAAAACAATTAATTAAACTAAAAACATACCTTGTCTTGGTCTCTTTGGATGATTTTCAGTGGTAGGAGCAAGTGCCCTCTTTCGTCTAGCATCGTCAATCAATCGATCGTTGTTCGGGTGACTAGTCATCCGTTGGTTGCAGAAATCGTCAGTATCCATTAAACATTCATCGCTGGATTCTGCTCTATTACTGATGCTGGATGATGTTAACATATGATAGCCATAGTAACCATTTGATGAACCATGGAAATTAGGAACAGCATTGGCAGTATTATTTAATCCTGAAGCACTAAATTGTTCAGCATGGTGGGGTTGTTTACTTGAGTACGTTACAGGTTTGTTACTATTGACTGAAAGTTCAAACATACCTTGAGCATGCATTTGACTTGGACCACATGGTGTACCATAATTAGAAACTGAAGGCATAATGaactattatttgaaaaaaatcgttaaatTTGTTATGCAAGTCAACCTAGATTCAGTTCGCCGCCTTCCGTGTTTAAGAAAGGTTATCGCTCTTTTTCACAACAAAAACACAAAGCACAAGCGCCACTGCCACCACTGCTATCCGCTACCATTTGTAAACAGAATGACCAACTGCataaataatgccattttaacACTACTTCACCTTCTTACTTCTTCAAGTCGAATCCAAATATGAGTATTAATTTTTACATacaatgtttcaagttttttattccatatcttctcatatttttatgatttttgataagatgtaaatattttatattagagCGACGACAAAGTGACAGTCATGTGCTCATGGGTCAGCTGATGTGATTGAATGGTTGGTGGGTGCGTTTGTGAAATTGAGGTTAAATGTGTGTTTtgcatattattaaataaattctatGTTAGACAATTAATCTTTATAACTAGAATAAAGTATAATCgtatttaataattcagtataaATTTATTCTAACAGTCTAATACTATCAAGTGATCACTCAAAATAGTTCCTCGATTGCAGCCATGCAATCAAAAGCGATGGCCGAACAATCAACTGTAAGTACTACaccagaatattattttttttccaacTATATAAATGTATTTCATACTTTAATTCATATCCAACGACTGGGGACTCTAAATAAgcaattttgaaaatgtcttgtcaattacattaaaaataattacatttttagTTTGTTTCCGTACTCATGCTATGAAGGTGCCATGTCTTTAAAAAAGAGAATCCTTACTCAAGTCCCCAAGTGAGTAGAGTGGCCTTAAGTCATTGAGTGAGTCAATTCTTTGCGACGTATTGAGTACTGTATGTTTTGCATCTCCTTTGGTTTGGCTATTTAAAGAATTCAATAGCTTTGGGAAGCTGTTAGGTTTCCTCAAATCTGCTTTGCTTTGTGGTATTTACAGCTTGTTCTACCAGGACCAGTATAATTCAGTAATACAGTATATTTAGTCCATGACCGGCAGTGGCCAAACAGACTTTGTCAAAGTTTAAATCAATTGAAACACAAGATAGCTGCaga
It encodes:
- the LOC111049243 gene encoding uncharacterized protein LOC111049243, whose translation is MPSVSNYGTPCGPSQMHAQGMFELSVNSNKPVTYSSKQPHHAEQFSASGLNNTANAVPNFHGSSNGYYGYHMLTSSSISNRAESSDECLMDTDDFCNQRMTSHPNNDRLIDDARRKRALAPTTENHPKRPRQECISDGFRLEGSPQPPPTTHQSRSMDNSSNFNSYRCSMMSHYI